The Mercenaria mercenaria strain notata chromosome 10, MADL_Memer_1, whole genome shotgun sequence genome contains a region encoding:
- the LOC123559617 gene encoding uncharacterized protein LOC123559617 gives MPRGRGVRRRNIAAAGPRQQGAAGRNRNARRAHNVNNADVNPVNDDVVAGQRLVDSHCQTDSPPSPNPVVTARGQKRTSEDLDGASNSLLQPDADAWILGDSIPYWAGIRAEATGKPNLRLPGKTIAWWAVRGLHWFSFRRTIEAAVLLSSPPKAIIIHLGGNDLTSLSIFQIKNLINREVKYLRTAFPAATIIWINILQKRVWDGAVNPWRTIENKRTRVNRWGRYLVRSSGKHDIVSPDIDSATNFWRQDGVHLNNVGLEFYLDYIRDVLDKNLKQ, from the exons ATGCCACGTGGTCGAGGCGTACGGAGGAGGAATATTGCTGCTGCTGGGCCAAGGCAGCAAGGTGCTGCGGGTAGGAATCGTAATGCTAGGCGGGCACACAACGTAAATAATGCCGATGTCAATCCTGTCAACGATGATGTAGTTGCCGGTCAAAGATTGGTTGATTCACATTGCCAGACGGACTCTCCACCCTCTCCAAATCCGGTGGTAACTGCACGGGGCCAGAAGCGCACGAGCGAGGACCTCGATGGTGCAAGCAACAGCTTATTACAGCCAGATGCGG ACGCTTGGATACTGGGTGATTCCATCCCTTATTGGGCCGGGATAAGAGCTGAAGCTACTGGAAAACCCAACCTTCGCTTGCCAGGTAAGACAATTGCCTGGTGGGCCGTCAGGGGTCTGCATTGGTTCTCTTTTCGCCGCACTATTGAGGCTGCAGTCCTGCTCTCATCCCCACCCAAAGCCATTATTATTCATTTAGGGGGAAATGACTTGACCTctctttcaatttttcaaattaaaaacctAATCAACAGAGAGGTTAAATACCTAAGAACAGCTTTTCCTGCAGCAACAATTATTTGGATCAATATACTGCAAAAACGGGTGTGGGATGGCGCAGTCAATCCGTGGCGTACCATAGAGAACAAGCGTACAAGGGTTAATCGCTGGGGCAGATATTTGGTCCGCTCATCTGGCAAACATGATATTGTATCTCCTGACATTGATTCGGCAACTAACTTTTGGAGACAAGATGGCGTCCATTTAAATAATGTCGGTTTAGAGTTTTATCTAGACTATATTAGAGATGTACTGGATAAAAACTTAAAGCAATAG